In Cellulomonas sp. JZ18, the DNA window GTGAGCGCGTCCGGCGTGCGGACCACCGGCGTGGGCGCGGTGTCGGCGTCCGCGTCCTCGTCCGCCTGGCCGCCGGGCACCCGCAGACGCAGCCCGGCGACGGGCGTGAGCGTCGGCGCGTCCGCGCGCGTGGCCGCCCCGGCGCCCGCGTCGGGCCGGTCGGACGGGGCGCGGCTGTCCAGCGGCTCGCGCTGCGGCGGCGGCTCCGGCGTGGGTCCGGCGGTCCGGAACGGCAAGGGGGTCGGCTCGGTGACCGTCCCGCGGCGGCCGATCGGCACGGGCGCGGGCGGCTCGGGACGGACGGGCGGCGTCACCGCGCGCAGCTCCCCCGTGGGGGGCGCCTTGCGCACCGGGGCCGTGGGGCCGCGCTGCTGGTCCTCGTAGGCGACGGACGCGAAGCCCTCGCTGGACCGCACGAGCCGCAGTGCGGTCGGCTCCACCGAGCGGCGCGCGCCCTCGTGCAGCGCGAGCGGCGACACGTCGAGCAGGCGCCGCTCGTCCCCGCGCACGACGCCGACCTGCAGCACCTCGACCTGCCGCGCCGGCCCCGCAGGAAGCCGAGCGTGTCCGCCGCCTCCGCGGCGACCTCCGAGCAGAGCAGCAGCAGCCGCACGCCGTCGCGGCGGCTCGTCTGCGCGCCCGCCGGCACGTGCTCCCGGAACGCCGCGAAGTCGACCGCGAACCGGCTGGGGTCGGCGTGGTACGCCCGGGCGAGGTCGGACGTCGTCATGCGCCCGGCGGCGCCGCCGTGGCGCAGCGCGGCGACGATCGCGTCGTCGTCGAGCACCTGGGCGACCTCGACGACGACGGGGCGGCCGGCGGCGTCGAGCGCGAGGAGCTCGGGCAGGTCGCCGCGGTCGGCGGCACCCGCGCGCGAGCGGACGACGAACAGGGGCTCCCCGGCGATCGCGGCCAGGTGGTGCGTGACGAGGGCGCCGACCTCCTGCGCGAACGACCCGGCGAGCGGCTGCATCGGCTGGACGAGACGGGGGCGCCCCTCGTCGAGCTCGAAGATCGGCATGTCGCGTCCGGGCCCCTTCTGGGCACGCGCCCGCGCCGGGGCCGTGCACCGTCGCCGTGGGCGCGCGTCATCCGCACGCGCCTCACGGGCCACCACTGTCCCATGCCGGGACGGGCCACGTCAGCCCGTCGTCACCCCCGCACAGGTGACGTCCGTCGCCTGCGCACGGGTCCGTCAGTCGTCCGCGAGCAGGGCCTCGACGCGGTCCACCTTGGCCTGCAGCTCGCCGGTGCGACCGGGTCGGATGTCGGCCTTGAGCACGAGGCTCACCCGGTCGCCGTGCCGCCCGACCGCCTCGGTGGCGCGCTTGACGACGTCCATCACCTCGTCCCACTCCCCCTCGAGCGTGGTGAACATGGCGTCGGTGCGGTGCGGCAGCCCGGACGCGCGCACGACGCGCAACGCGTCGGCGACGGCCTCGGACACGGACTCGCCCGCACCGAGCGGGGCGACGGAGAACGCGACGAGCATGCCCCCACCCTGACGCGCCCCACGGGCCGACGTCCACCCGCCCGGCCGCCCCGTCCCCGGCCCCTCCGCCGAGCGCGGTAGGTGCGCGACGAGCGCGGTAGTCGTATCACCCGCGCTCGCGCCGTAGGTACCGCGCTCGACGGACGGGGGCGGCGGGGGGTGGGGTCAGGCGTCGACGGCGCGGCCCAGGCCCGCGCGGCGCAGGACGACGCCGACGAGCAGGCCGACGAGCGCGAGCGCGGCCGCCGCGACCGCGGACGTCACCGCGACGCCGTGCGTGAACGCCGCCTCGGCGACCGCGCGCACCTGCGCACCGACCGGGCCGGGCAGCCCGTCGGCCACCGCCACGGCGCCGCCCAGGGTCTGGCGGGCGGCGTCGACGTCGGGCCCGTCGACGGCCGCGGGCAGGACGAGGTCGGCGCGGTAGACGGCGTTGAGGACGGACCCGAGCACCGCGACGCCGAGGGACGCGCCCAGCTCGTACGACGTCTCGGAGATGCCGGACGCCGCACCGGCACGCTCGGGTGGCACGGAGGCGAGGATCGCGTCGTTGGTCAGCGTCTCGGCGAGGCCGACGCCCGCGCCGACCAGGCAGAAGACCGCGACGATGCCGCCCGTGCCGACGTCCTGCGCGACGACGGCCCCCAGCGCGTACCCGGCGACGGCGAGCAGCATGCCCGCGGGCACCAGCGCCCACCGCGGGGCGACCCGTGCGAGGCGCACGGCGACGAGCCCCGACACGATCGACGCGACCGCGCCCGGCAGCAGCGCCGTCCCGGCCTCGCGCGGCGACAGCCCGACGACGAGCTGCAGCACCTGCGAGACGACGAGCACGAGCCCGGCGAGCGCGAACGACGCCGTGAAGTTGGCGCCGACCGACGCGGCGAACACCGGCCGCCGGAACAGCGCGACGTCGAGCAGCGGGTCGGCCAGGCGCACCTGCCGGCGCACGAACACGGCGACGAGCGCGGCACCGACCGCCAGCGCGCCCAGTCCGAGTGCGCCGACGCCGTGCCCGGCGGTCGTCTTGATGCCGTACACCAGCGGCAGCATGCCGACGGTCGCGAGCACGACGCTCGGCACGTCGAGGCGCGCGGCCGAGGGGTTGCGCGACTCGGGCAGGACGAACGGCGCGACGACGAGCAGCACGAGCAGCACCGGCACGTTCAGCAGGAAGATCGAGCCCCACCAGAAGTGCTCCAGCAGCCAGCCGCCGACCACCGGCCCCAGCACGGAGCCGCCCGCGAACCCGGACGCCCAGATCGCGATGGCGAGGCGCCGCTGGGCGTCGTCGAGGAAGACGTTGCGCAGCAGCGACAGCGTCGAGGGCATGAGGGTGGCGCCGAAGACGCCGAGCAGCGCACGGGCGGCGACGAGGTGGGACGCGTCGGACGACCACGCGGCCAGCAGGCTGACGAGCCCGAACCCGGCGGAGCCGATCAGCAGCAGGCGGCGGCGCCCGACGCGGTCGCCGAGCGTGCCCATGGTGACGAGCAGGCCGGCGAGCATGAGCGGGTAGACGTCGACGATCCACAGCAGCTGGTCGGCGGACGGGGTGAGCGCGAGCGAGATCTGCGGCAGCGCGAAGGAGAGCACCGTCGTGTCGATGCTCACCAGCAGCACGGGGAGCATGAGGACGGCGAGGGCGAGCCACTCGCGGGCCCCCGCGCGGGGCGTCGTCGCGGTGGCCGGGGGCGTGGGTGCGGTCGTGTGCGTGGACACGGTGGTTCCTGTCGTGGTCTCCCGCGTGACCGGGCGGGGCCCCGGGGGACGGGCGCACGGTGCGGGTCCCTGCCCCGCACCGGACGCGGCAGCGTCGAGCGCGCCGCGTGGCTATACCGTCCAGCCGGTACAGTAGCACCGCACCGTCCGGCCGGTCCACGGTGACGGTCCCCACTACGCTCGCCGCATGGCCTCGACGCGCGACCGCATCCTCGACGCGCTCCAGGACGTGCTGCTCGAGGGCGGCCCGGCGGGCGCGACGCTCGACGTCGTGGCCCAGCGCGCGGGCGTCTCCAAGGGCGGCCTGCTCTACCACTTCCGCTCCAAGGACGACCTGTTCGCGGGCCTGCTCGACCGCCTCGCCGCGGAGGCCGCCGCCGCCGACGCCGCCACCCCGACGGACCCCGTCCGCGCCGCGCGCTGGTTCCTCGACGGCTCGCAGACGGCCGAGGGACCCGAGGAGCGCACGATGCTCGCGGCGCTGCGACTGCTCGGCACGTACGCGCCCGCGCAGGAGCGCATGGCGGCCTACCTCGACGGCTGGGCCGCGGGCCTGCGCCGGACGATCGACGACCCGGTCCTCTCCCGGCTCGTGCAGCTCGTCGGCGACGGGCTGTTCCTGCACGCGCTGCTCGGGTCCGGCGACGCCGACCTCGACGGCCGCGTCGTCGCCCAGGTGCTCGACCGCGTCGCCGGCGGCGACCGACCCGGCACAGCCCGACCCGGCAGCGACCGACCCGGCAGCGACTGACCGGCAGCCCCCGTTCGTCGCCCCGCGCGGCCCGGCTGCGGCAGACTCGCCCCCGCCCGCAGCCCCGGACCCAGGAGGACACGTGCACGTGCAGCAGATCGGCGTCGCCTACGCCGCCACGGACCCGACCGCCGCCGGCGCGTGGCTGGCGGAGCACCTCGGCTTCCGCACGCTGGTCGACCTCGGCTGGTACGTCAGCACACAGCACCCGGACCGCGAGGACGTCCGCGTCGACTTCGTCCGCGGCGACCACGCGACGTGGCCGGCACCGGCGGCCGGCGTCGGCGGGGCCATGCTCGCGCTGGTCGTGCCCGACGTCGACGGGCAGCACGCGCGCATGACCGCCGCCGGCGTCACCGTGCTCAAGGACCTCGTCACCGAGCCCTGGGGGCAGCGCCGGTTCCAGGCCGCCGGCCCCGACGGGCTGGTGGTCGAGCTCGTCCAGCCCGTCGAGCCGGACCCCGCGTGGATGGCGGCGCAGGGCCTCGGCGGCTGAGCCGCACCGGTCAGGCCGTCGCCGACCGCTCCGGCAGGTGCGCCGCCAGCAGCTCGGCGAGGTGCACGCCCTGCACGCCCGCGAGGTGGTCGGCCTGCGTCCGGCACGAGTAGCCGTCGGCGAGGAACACGTCGCCCGGCTGCGCGTCCCGCAGCGCCGGCAGCAGCGACGCCTCCGCGACCGCGACCGACACGTCGTAGTGCCCCTTCTCCATGCCGAAGTTGCCCGCGAGCCCGCAGCACCCGGCCAGCGCGGAGAACTGCGCGCCCGCCTGCGTGAGCAGGCGGCGGTCCGCGGTGTACGTCATGACGGAGTGGTGGTGGCAGTGCGGCTGGACGACGGCCGTGACGTCGGACAGGTCCGGCAGCGACCAGCGGTCCCCCGGGCCGACGGGCGCGGGCGCCATGAGCAGCTCGGCGAGCGTGCGCGTCTCGCGGGCGACGGCCTTCGCGCGTGGGTCGTCGGGGAGCAGGTCGAGCAGGTCGCTGCGCAGCACCGCGGTGCAGGACGGCTCCAGGCCGACGATCGGCACGCCGTTGACCGCGAACGGGCCGAGCACCTCGAGCAGGTGCGAGAGCCGCCTGCGCGCGCCGTCGAGCTGCCCGGTGCTGATCCACGTGAGGCCGCAGCACGCGTCGTGGTCCGGGACCAGCACCTCGTAGCCGGCGTCCCGCAGGACGCGCACGGCCGCGTGCGGCACGGACGGCGACAGCGTGTCGCTGAACGAGTCGGTCCACAGCACGACGGGCGGACGCCGGCCGCCGGCCGACGCACCCTCGGGCGCCGTCGGCAGACCGTCGGCCGCCGCCGACCCCACCACCCGCACGTCGCCGGACCGGGCACCCGCCGTCCGCGACCACGCGCGGAACGGCACGGACGCGAACGAGACCATCGTGCGGCGCGTGTCCATGCCGCCCGCCGCGAGCACCGCCTTCGCGAGCGGCCGCACGCGCAGCACGGCGTTCGCGAGCGACGCGAGCCCCGGCAGCCCGGTGACCAGCCGCGTCCAGCGCGGCAACCACCCCAGCGCGTAGTGGTTCACCGGCCGCAGCCGGCCGCGGTACGTGCGGTGCAGGACCTCGGACTTGTACTGCGCCATGTCGACGCCCGCGGGGCAGTCGGACGAGCACGCCTTGCAGGACAGGCACAGGTCGAGCACGTCGTGCACCTCGGGGGACGACCAGCCCTTCGTCACCAGCGTGCCGTTCGCCATCTCCTGCAGCACGCGCGCCCGGCCGCGGGTGGAGTCCCGCTCGTCCTTGGTGGCCAGGTACGACGGGCACATGAACCCGCCGGCCGCGCGGTTGTCGGCGCGGCACTTGCCGACGCCGACGCAGCGGTGCACGGCCGTCGTCATGTCGCCGCCGTCGTGCGCGAAGGCGAACCCGCCGGAGCCCGCGAGCAGCGGGCGGGCGGCCGGGCGGCGCAGGTCGGCGTCGAGCGGGTTCGGCCGCACGAGGACGCCGGGGTTGAGCAGGTCGCGCGGGTCGAACAGGTCCTTGACCGCCCCGAACAGGTTGATCGCGCGCTCGGAGTACATGACCGGCAGCAGCTCCGAGCGGGCCCGCCCGTCGCCGTGCTCCCCCGACAGCGAGCCGCCGTGCGCGGCGACCAGCGCCGCCGCGTCCTCCATGAACGCGCGCAGCGGCTGCCCGGACTCCACCAGGGGCATGTCGATGCGCAGGTGCACGCACCCGTCGCCGAAGTGCCCGTACGCGAGCCCGTCCACCCGGTGGGAGGCCATGAGGGCCTCGAGCTCGCGCAGGTACGCCCCGAGCCGCTCCGGCGGCACCGCCGAGTCCTCGAAGCCCGGCCAGGCCTGCTCCCCCGCCGGCGTGCGCCCGCCGAGGCCCGCACCGTCCTCGCGGATCCGCCACATCGCCGCGGCCTGCGGCCCGGGCGGGAAGATGCCGACCGCGTCGGTGCCCGCGTCGGCCGCGAGCGCGCGGGCGCTCGCCATCGCCTCGTCGAGCGTCTCGCCGCCGACCTCGACCATCATCCAGCCCGCACCCGGCGGCAGGTCGGGCACGGCCGACGCGCCCCGGACCCGCCGCACGACGTCGACGAGCCGGGCGTCCATGCCCTCCACGGCGAGCGGCCGGTGGGCGAGCAGCGCGGGGACCGCGTCGGCGGCCGACGGCATGTCCGGGTAGCCGAGCACGACGAGCACCGGCGCGGACGGCACCGGCACGAGCCGCACGGTCGCGCCGAGCAGCGTGACGAGCGTGCCCTCGGTGCCGACCAGGGCCTTCGCCAGGTCGGTGCCGTTCTCGGGCAGCAGGTGCTCGAGCGAGTACCCCGACACCTGCCGCGTGAACCGGCCGAGCTCGGTGCGGATCACCTCCAGGCCGCCGCGCACGAGGCCGTCCAGTCCCGGCACGACGTCCAGGGCGCCGGCGCCGGAGCGCGCGGTGAAGCGCCGGCCCGTGCCGTCGACGACGTCGAGGTCCACCACGTTGTCCGCGGTGCGCCCGAACGCCACCGCGCGCGGGCCGCACGCGTTGTTGCCGATCATCCCGCCGAGCGTCGCGCGCGCCTGCGTCGACGGGTCGGGCCCGAAGCGCAGGCCGTGCGGCGCGGCCGCGCGCTGCAGCGCGGACATGACGACACCCGGCTCGACCCGCGCGGTCCGCGCCTCGGGGTCGATCTCGAGCACGCGGTTCACGTGGCGGGAGAAGTCCAGGACGATCCCGGTACCGACGGCGTTGCCGGCCACGGACGTGCCGCCACCGCGCGAGGTGACCGGCGTCCCCGTCTCCCGCGCGACGTGCAGGGTCGCGAGCACGTCGTCGGTGTCCCGGGGGAACACCACGACCCGCGGGACGACGCGGTAGTTCGACGCGTCGGTGGAGTACTCGGCGCGCCGGCGCGTCGAGTCGTCCACCACGCCGCGGACGACACCCGTCAGCGCCTGCACCACGTCCCGGACGTCCGCACCGGGCCTCTCGGTCGTCACAGCCACGGGCGGCAGTCTCCCACCCCGCGCCCGGGGCCTGCGCCGGGCGTCCGGCGCGGCCCCGGGCGCGGGGGCGGGGCGGTCAGGACTCGAGCTGCGCGTCGAGCGTGATCGTCGTGCCGGTGAGCGCCTTGCTCACCGGGCAGCCGACCTTGGCGCCCTCGGCGGCCTCGCGGAAGCCGGCCTCGTCGATGCCGGGGACCTCGCCACGGACCTTCAGCGCGATGCCCGAGATGTGGAAGCCGCCGGCCGGGTCCGGCTCGAGCGTGACGTCGGCCGTCACCTCGAGCGACTCGGGCGCGTGGCCCTTCTCGCCGAGCAGCGCGGAGAGCTGCATCGCGAAGCAGGACGAGTGCGCGGCGGCGATGAGCTCCTCGGGGCTCGTCGTGCCGCCGGCCTCGTCCGCGGCCCGCTTCGGGAACGACACGTCGTACGTGCCGACGCGGGAGCTGGAGAGCTCGACCTGGCCGCTGCCCTCCTGCAGGGAACCGTTCCAGGCGGTGCGTGCGGTGCGCGTGGGCATGGGACTCCTCGGTGTGCCGGGGTGAGGCGAGGGCGCCGCCCGGCGGCCCGCGCCGCGGGACGCGCGGCGCGCGCCCCGGACCCAACCTAGGAGCCGACCGCGGCGCGCGCGAGGGGTCAGCGCGCGCGCTCGAGGTGGGCGGAGACGACGTGCGTCGGCGCGCCCGCCTCCCGCAGCGCCCACGCGGCGCGTGCGTGCAGGGCGCGCCGCTCCTCCGGCTCCAGCCCCGCGTAGAGGCCCGCGCGCACGAGGTCGTGGCGGAAGACCAGCCGGTCGCCGCGCGCGTGCACGACCCCGGCGGCGAGCCCGTGCCGCAGCGTCCGCCAGCACTCGGTGACGGGCTCCCCCGCGAGCGCGGCCAGGTCCCCCACGACGAAGGACGAGCCCAGCACCGACGCGCGCCCGAGCAGGGCGAGCACGCTCGGCCCCAGGTGCTCGACGTGCGCCCGGCCCACGCGGTCCAGGTCCTCGAGCCACCCGGTGCCGACCGCCTCGACGACACCGTCGCGCTGCTCGAGCACGCCGCAGGCCTGCGCGGTGCGGACCACCTCGACGACGAGCCGCGGGTTGCCCCCGTCGTCGCGAGGACGCCGCGCAGCCGCGGGCCGACCTTGGCGCCGAGCAGCGTCTGCGCCAGCTCGACGGTCGCGGCCGCGCCGAGCGGCCGCAGCTCGAGGTAGCGGGCGCCCGCACGCGTCCACGCGGCGACGAGCGAGGCGAGCTCGTCGCGGTGCGGGACGGCCCTGGTCGTCATGACGGTGAGCGCGTGCGGCAGCGTGCCCTCGCCCGCGAGGGCGGCGAGCAGGCGCAGGGAGCACGCGTCGGCCAGGTGCAGGTCCTCGAGCACGAGGACCCAGGGACCGTGCTCGCCGTTGCGCCGCACGAGGGCCGCGAACAGCTCGTCGGCGCGGGCGTAGCGGGCGGGTGCGTCGGTGCGCTCGCGCGGGAGCACCTCGAGCAGGTCCGCGAGCTCGGCGACCACGGGGCCGTGCGCCTCACCGCCCGTGCCGCGACCGTGGGCGGGGCCGAGCAGCGCGTCGCCGAGCAGCGCGTACGGCCCGGCGGACGGACCGACCGCGCGCCCGGTGCGCACCTCGAGCCCGAGGAGGTCCGCCGTGCGCTGCAGCGCCTCGACGAGGCGGGTGCGCCCGACGCCCGGCTCGCCCTCCAGCAGCACGGTGACGCCCGCCCCGCTCGTCGCCCCGGCCAGCAGGGCGTCGAGGTCGTCGAGCTCGCCCGCCCGTCCGACCAGCGGCTCGTCCCGGTCGGACGGGGGCGTCGCGGTCATACGGCCGATCGTAGGACCGGCACGTCACGACCTCCCTGCTCAGCCCACGTACTCCCAGTGCCAGGGCTCGGGCTTGCTGCCGCCGGCGCGCGCCCACTCGGGCAGCGTCCAGTCGTACGCCGGGGCGTTCTCACGCAGCCACTGGTGCTCGGCGGTGCCGAACGACTGCACGTCGCCGGCGATGTCGACCGCCACGCCCATGCCGTGGTTCGACGTGCCCGGGCGCGCGCACAGCGAGCCCTTGTTGGCGCGGCACGCCACCTGGGCGGAGTAGGAGCGGTAGGAGTCGGTGACGTCGAGGTGGTGGCCGAAGTGCGCGGCGAACGCGGCGTCGAGGGCCTCGAGGGCCTGGGCCGCGTCGCAGCGCAGGCGCACGGACGCGTCGAAGGCGACGCCGCACAGCGCGGAGTCCGGCACACGCCCGTTCGCGAAGCCCTGCAGCGAGGCCTTCCACGCGGCGCGCTGGGCCGCCTGCTCGGCGGCGACGCGGGCGGCCTCGTCGGCGGCGGCCTGCGCGGCGGCGGCCTCCGCGCGCTTCTGCTCGGCGGAGGCACGGGCGGCGTCCGCGGCGCGGGTGACGCGGTCGAGCGCCTCGCGCAGCGGCTCGGTGGCCGGGTCGCCGGTGTCGGGGACGGTGGAGGCCTGCTGCGGTGCGTCGCCCTCGGGGAGGAGGGTCGCGTCCTCGGCGGCGGGGTCGGCGGGCACGGCGGCCGGGTCCGCCGTCGGCCCCTGCGAGGCCTCCGGCGCCGGGGTGGCCGCGCTCCCGCTGTCCGTGCCGGCCGTGGGCTCGGCGGTGGTCGCGGGGGCCTCACGGTCGACGGACGAGCGCGAGGCCGCCTGCCCGCGGTCCGGGATGGCGTCGGTCGGGGTCAGCGGCGCGACGTCGACCTGGGCGATGGCGGCCTGCAGCTCCGCGGTCGCGGCGTCGAGCTCCGCGAGGACCTCGGGGGCGACGGCCACCTGCTCGGCGTCGGCGCGCACCACGGAGGCCTGCTCGATGACGTCGGACGCCACCTCGACGGCCTCGGACCGCAGCTGCTCGGTGCGCTCGAGCGCCGCGCGGTCGACGGCGGGCGCGCTGCGGGTCTCGTCGCCCTGCCGGTCGGCGAGGGTCGCGGTCGGCTCCTCGGCGGTCGCGGTCACGACGACGGCACCCGTGCTCAGCACGAGGCCCACGGCGACGGCGCCCTGCGCGAGGCGCGCGGGCAGGGGCGTGCTCCACCGGGCGGTCTGGCGGAGGGGGGTCGGCTGACGGCGCGGAGCGACATGCCTGCCGCCCGACCGACGCCGACGGCTCGGCAATCTGTCACTCACGCGCAACACGTTAGGTGAGTCGGACGATCGACCTGTGCACTTGAGCCCGGACGGGTGCGAAGATCGTGTGCACATCCTGTTACGCGACCGTCACACGGCACGGCGTCGCCGGGCACTAGGCTTCCCCCGTGCCCGACCTGGACGCGCCGTCGACTCCCTCCGTCGCCCCCACCTCGGAGGGGACGCCGCCGACCCCGCACGGCGACGCCGGCGGGCTCGACGACCTCTACGACATCGCCCGGCTCGCGCGGCGGCTCGACGTCGAGCACGCCACGATCCGGGTCTGGCTCTCCCGCAAGGTGCCGTGGCTGCCGCCGCCCGACGGCCGGCTCAACGGCGGCGCGGTGTGGCGCGCCACGACGCTC includes these proteins:
- a CDS encoding MTH1187 family thiamine-binding protein, giving the protein MLVAFSVAPLGAGESVSEAVADALRVVRASGLPHRTDAMFTTLEGEWDEVMDVVKRATEAVGRHGDRVSLVLKADIRPGRTGELQAKVDRVEALLADD
- a CDS encoding MFS transporter; the encoded protein is MSTHTTAPTPPATATTPRAGAREWLALAVLMLPVLLVSIDTTVLSFALPQISLALTPSADQLLWIVDVYPLMLAGLLVTMGTLGDRVGRRRLLLIGSAGFGLVSLLAAWSSDASHLVAARALLGVFGATLMPSTLSLLRNVFLDDAQRRLAIAIWASGFAGGSVLGPVVGGWLLEHFWWGSIFLLNVPVLLVLLVVAPFVLPESRNPSAARLDVPSVVLATVGMLPLVYGIKTTAGHGVGALGLGALAVGAALVAVFVRRQVRLADPLLDVALFRRPVFAASVGANFTASFALAGLVLVVSQVLQLVVGLSPREAGTALLPGAVASIVSGLVAVRLARVAPRWALVPAGMLLAVAGYALGAVVAQDVGTGGIVAVFCLVGAGVGLAETLTNDAILASVPPERAGAASGISETSYELGASLGVAVLGSVLNAVYRADLVLPAAVDGPDVDAARQTLGGAVAVADGLPGPVGAQVRAVAEAAFTHGVAVTSAVAAAALALVGLLVGVVLRRAGLGRAVDA
- a CDS encoding TetR/AcrR family transcriptional regulator, translating into MASTRDRILDALQDVLLEGGPAGATLDVVAQRAGVSKGGLLYHFRSKDDLFAGLLDRLAAEAAAADAATPTDPVRAARWFLDGSQTAEGPEERTMLAALRLLGTYAPAQERMAAYLDGWAAGLRRTIDDPVLSRLVQLVGDGLFLHALLGSGDADLDGRVVAQVLDRVAGGDRPGTARPGSDRPGSD
- a CDS encoding VOC family protein, which produces MHVQQIGVAYAATDPTAAGAWLAEHLGFRTLVDLGWYVSTQHPDREDVRVDFVRGDHATWPAPAAGVGGAMLALVVPDVDGQHARMTAAGVTVLKDLVTEPWGQRRFQAAGPDGLVVELVQPVEPDPAWMAAQGLGG
- a CDS encoding FAD-binding and (Fe-S)-binding domain-containing protein; amino-acid sequence: MAVTTERPGADVRDVVQALTGVVRGVVDDSTRRRAEYSTDASNYRVVPRVVVFPRDTDDVLATLHVARETGTPVTSRGGGTSVAGNAVGTGIVLDFSRHVNRVLEIDPEARTARVEPGVVMSALQRAAAPHGLRFGPDPSTQARATLGGMIGNNACGPRAVAFGRTADNVVDLDVVDGTGRRFTARSGAGALDVVPGLDGLVRGGLEVIRTELGRFTRQVSGYSLEHLLPENGTDLAKALVGTEGTLVTLLGATVRLVPVPSAPVLVVLGYPDMPSAADAVPALLAHRPLAVEGMDARLVDVVRRVRGASAVPDLPPGAGWMMVEVGGETLDEAMASARALAADAGTDAVGIFPPGPQAAAMWRIREDGAGLGGRTPAGEQAWPGFEDSAVPPERLGAYLRELEALMASHRVDGLAYGHFGDGCVHLRIDMPLVESGQPLRAFMEDAAALVAAHGGSLSGEHGDGRARSELLPVMYSERAINLFGAVKDLFDPRDLLNPGVLVRPNPLDADLRRPAARPLLAGSGGFAFAHDGGDMTTAVHRCVGVGKCRADNRAAGGFMCPSYLATKDERDSTRGRARVLQEMANGTLVTKGWSSPEVHDVLDLCLSCKACSSDCPAGVDMAQYKSEVLHRTYRGRLRPVNHYALGWLPRWTRLVTGLPGLASLANAVLRVRPLAKAVLAAGGMDTRRTMVSFASVPFRAWSRTAGARSGDVRVVGSAAADGLPTAPEGASAGGRRPPVVLWTDSFSDTLSPSVPHAAVRVLRDAGYEVLVPDHDACCGLTWISTGQLDGARRRLSHLLEVLGPFAVNGVPIVGLEPSCTAVLRSDLLDLLPDDPRAKAVARETRTLAELLMAPAPVGPGDRWSLPDLSDVTAVVQPHCHHHSVMTYTADRRLLTQAGAQFSALAGCCGLAGNFGMEKGHYDVSVAVAEASLLPALRDAQPGDVFLADGYSCRTQADHLAGVQGVHLAELLAAHLPERSATA
- a CDS encoding OsmC family protein, with translation MPTRTARTAWNGSLQEGSGQVELSSSRVGTYDVSFPKRAADEAGGTTSPEELIAAAHSSCFAMQLSALLGEKGHAPESLEVTADVTLEPDPAGGFHISGIALKVRGEVPGIDEAGFREAAEGAKVGCPVSKALTGTTITLDAQLES
- a CDS encoding D-alanyl-D-alanine carboxypeptidase family protein; this encodes MLSTGAVVVTATAEEPTATLADRQGDETRSAPAVDRAALERTEQLRSEAVEVASDVIEQASVVRADAEQVAVAPEVLAELDAATAELQAAIAQVDVAPLTPTDAIPDRGQAASRSSVDREAPATTAEPTAGTDSGSAATPAPEASQGPTADPAAVPADPAAEDATLLPEGDAPQQASTVPDTGDPATEPLREALDRVTRAADAARASAEQKRAEAAAAQAAADEAARVAAEQAAQRAAWKASLQGFANGRVPDSALCGVAFDASVRLRCDAAQALEALDAAFAAHFGHHLDVTDSYRSYSAQVACRANKGSLCARPGTSNHGMGVAVDIAGDVQSFGTAEHQWLRENAPAYDWTLPEWARAGGSKPEPWHWEYVG